Genomic segment of Syngnathus acus chromosome 10, fSynAcu1.2, whole genome shotgun sequence:
TTAGAATAAATATTTCCAAATTATAATGATTATtatgaaaatacaatgacaacaatagtttatgaaaacaaatcaaccCTTTGCCTAAAACTCAAATAGTGCCTGCTACATCACTATCTCAGTTGAAATCTGAAACGTAATGCTTGAGAAATAACGTttagaataaatattttcaaatcatactataattattatgaaaatacaataatagtttatgaaaacaaatcaaccCTTTGGCTTTCTTATTTTGAATTGGAACTATATTGGTACCTTAAATTACCAACTTTAATTTCACGTTCATTCTCTGATTCATCCTCAGTGTTCCATCATTATCAAGTCATTCCATCAATCATCATTATACATGAGTCGGGGTACATATTTTCTGGCTTTACAAGGCCTCAACATTTCTAGCTGTAAATGTTTAGTGCACTTTGACAACCTCAAACTATACACTACTATGCCTAATTCTACCGTGAATATAATAATTAAGCTGTCCATGAATACGAAAGGAAACACTAAACATAATTTGCTCTTCTCAGGCATCATACTTTTTTGTGCGTGTCAAAGGTAGTTAATTCAGAGGAATAAAATTACGAAACGGGACAGTGCTgaagaaaactaaaataaGCCCTTAAATTTTCTGTTCTGTAATTTTCATTTATCTTAAAAGTTTTGCTTTGATTCACTAGTATGTCTAATTTAAAAGTATCGAGTCATTTCTGAGTTCTCAAACATATCACTCACTTGCGAGTTTGGGaacaagtgagacagacaGCGAGCGAATGAGTGCGTGTGCTTTTCATTTCGGCCTCAATAGGGCCTCACGGTTATTGTCTTTTGGTTGTTAATAAATGTGAGTTCACCGACTAATACCTTCGTAATGCAAAGTAAATGCCGTAACCCTGTGAGTGTAATCAAACATGACGTcatgttgcattgttccaTCAAACAAATGCCGTAACCTGTGTGTGCTTAGATAAGATAAACAGGCATCAGCCCCAATGCGCTTTCCTTTTCCTTGCCGTGAAAGGCAGGTATTGCCTTCAAGGTTGACGTTGTTACTTTATTTCAATTAATCATATGTTTATTTTCCTACATGACACCACTTCTCTGTTGACAAGAGCCATTCCTATTATTGTTGCAGACCATCATCATGGGTGAACCACAGCAGGTTAGCGCCCTGCCTCCTCCACCAATGCAGTATATCAAAGAGTACACGGACGAAAATGTCAGCAAGGGTTTTGCTCCCAAACCACCACCACCCATCAGAGACAGCTACATGATGTTTGGCAACCAGTTTCAGTGCGACGACCTGATCATTCGGCCTCTAGAGAGCCAAGGCATCGAGAGGCTTCATCCTGTGCAATTTGACCACAAACGTGAGCTCAAGAAGCTAAATATGTCCATCCTGGTGAACTTTCTGGACCTTCTGGACATCCTCATCAAGAGCCCTGGCAGTATAAAGCGAGAAGAAAAGCTGGAGGACCtgaaacttttgtttgttcacaTGCACCACCTGATCAATGAATACAGGCCACATCAAGCCCGGGAGACTTTGCGAGTGATGATGGAAGTTCAGAAACGACAGAGACTGGATACAGCAGAGAGGTTCCAAAAGCACCTGGAGCGGGTAGTGGAGTTGATCCAGGGGTGCCTTGCCTCCTTGCCCGATGACTTACCGCAGTTGGAGGGCACCAACATTGCTGGGGATGGAGCAAGGACTCTGCTTGTCGGGAGTGGTGTCGGGCCTTCTGTGCTGCCTCCAAGGCTGAAAACGGAACCCATGGATGTAGAGGAAGCAGCGGCTGCAAGTTGTTTGGCGGCAGGTCACCAGAACAAGATTACGCCTACcataaaaaaggacaaaatgtgGGACAAAGATGCCGCCATGTGCAGTATCATTGACAAAATTGCCTAGTATTCTCTCACAATACTGCAAATGATTTAAATTTAGTGATTTAAATGTAGCATTCTCTCACAATACTGCAAatgatttaaatgtattactgTGCTATAATCACCCATTTGGTTTAAGTTCAGTTTATTTAAAAGCTTTGTGTGTATTGTATTGTGGCCTCGGGAGAGACaataatccatccattgcatttgcaaatgtgtgaAGGACTGGAGAGGAATCAACCTgaaaattcaacacaaatcagGTGGCcaaggcccccccccccatatctaataaaaatatgttcagCTAAAAGAGAAATGTTGTCTTAACTGTCATTATCACACAGAATATGGTAATGGTTTATGCAGTCTGGGCTCTTTTATTCTGCAAAGAATCTTAATGGAGATATATCTATATTAGAGATGATCCATCTGCCTCATAGGTGTGGCAATATCAAGATGCTGATTAGACTGCTTATGATTTTTGTATAGATGCGCTGTATCCTTCAAAAAGCATGCTCAATGGGTAACACGTCCGGTTAGTAATCTGGCCACTCAACAAATAGGATTGTTTTCGGCGTCCACAATTTGGTACGGATTTTTGCAATATGGGACTATGCAACATGAGGTGATGGTTGTGAATGAATAGCACAACACTGGATTTTAGGTTCTCACCGAATCGATGAAATTCATGTGTGTTCATTGTTCCATAACAGAGGTGTGTCTATTGTGTAACCCCGTGGCCAACAAGGGCCGCTTGATTTACAATAATCGTGTCAGCAAATCACTTACCCATGCGTCATGCACATTTCTGCCCAGTACAGTGAAGAGCAGTGTAGATCATGGAAGAGGACATCTCTCCAAAGTCCTACGTTTGCTTTaaattttgtgtttgcagttgTGTCAAGTGACACGTGCGTCATTCTCAGGagggattgtgtgtgtgtgtgtttttggcaGTCCACcggacaaaagaaaagataaaCCACACATTATGACTACAATAGGACTTGGGATAGGAATcatttgagctttttttcgtttttctttaaattcaCTGTCAGTCATTAGAAATATTTGCTACACTTTTTGAACTTGTGTAATAGTACCCAATGTCCTCCTGACATGTTTATACAGTAATGGTTTGACAATAAGACCAGTTCCACCTGATACGCAACAACTTTTGCAACGTTTTGTATAACTTCTTCAAGCTTGGCCTTGAAGTAGTTTCACTATTAACGCTTAGGCCTAACCTATtcggtattattattattaatcagGTTTTGATGTTGGGTTTGTCACTCCGCCCCCTCGCGGATATCTAGACTTGGGAATTCCAGCCACTGTGTCGTGCGCGCAACACGTTATGTATGCAGTTAAAAGGAATAGCCTTTCACCAGAATTGACAGAGCGCAAGCGACTGTGATCATATTTGTCCTGAGGTGCTTGGTGTTCCAACAAATTTACCTCCGAGTCATGTTATGAAACTCAGCGACGATGGGTTTCACAACAGGGCTGACGGCAAGCTGCTTAGCCAATCAGCAGCTTCGCTGCCACGTCACGTGGTCTTTATTTATGTAACGTAATGGTGTAACACAGTAACCTGGAAATATACCCGTGCATAGTATTCAGCAAAACAGGGCAATCCGCGGACAGACGCGCCCACGAAAATCTTTAACATATTCCCGTTGGGCTTTGTCGAGTCGTTGGTTGCGTTTGGATCGGTGAGAGAAGCGACTACTAACTCAAAAGagccagctttttttttctctacctggtggaaagggaaaaacgtaaTGGTTGCTAAATGCTGTAGTTTTATCCTAATGTGGGGACGGGTTGTCTCAGAACACGATTACGTTAGAtaagcaaagaaaatgtgtgcaGTGGAGATAAACAGCGGCTCAATTTTAGCCAAACAACGGGTTCAAGTGGAGACGCGTTCACCTTTGCGGTCATACAGTAAATGAAAGTCGAAGTGGAAAAGTCTTTGCTTGGCTATAAGGGAAATATCGATTCTCGTCGCGGGTTACTGTGCTGACAGAAAACCACTACTATGGAGCTACTGGAATGCCGACTCTGCCTCTTCCCGTTGTGGGAGCCGGTGACCATTGCCTGCGGTCACACCTTCTGCAGGAGGTGCGCGGGGACCCACTTTCCGTCTAAATGCCCGACTTGTAAAGAGAGGCTAAAACAGAGGGAAATGAGAGACGCCAAGAACAATGTTCTGCTCATCCGTGTCATTGAAAAGTGCTGGCCCGAGGACGCCAAGATTAAGTGCCACTTGCAAGAGAAGCTCCGCGCCAAGCAGTACCAGGAAGCTTTATGCGTCGTCAACGATGGAATACAGCAAGGTAAGCCATATGCAAAAAGCTCATAGAAAAGCACTTAACTTTTCGTGTCACTTTTTGGTTTCTTCACGTTAACCCGAGTTTCGCAAGGTTGAACTCGAGCACCCATCCGTGCATCACAACGTCCCGCTAGGAATGCTGTCCAAAGCCGCCAGGTTATTCTTTCTGTTTGCTGGTTACTGATTGCAAAAGGCCTTGCAAATATTAAGTACAatgtatttgtctttttcataTAATCCGACTTTGTACAAGAAACTTGCTCTATATTTAAGTGGCCTAATAATAGCCAACTTCTGCAACTGTTGTCAAGACCCTGCGGTATAGCGGGACAATGAGTAGAGTGCTGCGTCAgtaattttgattttataaaatgcacaattctGGGGGGTTGGAATTATGATATCTGCATTGTATGAGATGTGACAAATGGTGGAGGTGCAAAATGAACTTGGAACAGAAACACACTATCCAAAAACAGTGGAATGGTCACGATACACACTGACATCTTTCAGCCATCATTTTGGgctttcacatttttaatcattgtCTTTTATGCACCGGTGATGAAGTCTAAACAGGTGACTTTCCCCATTATTTTGCCTACTTGTTCGGCCTCAACATGCCAATAAATGAACTGTTTTTGGAAATCTAGTTAAACATgtcttaataataatgataataataacaatcatCACCTATTTGGCTCCGGTATCCAGGACAGGTTCGGACTCTTTCGACTACATatgtaatgcatttttttactttcgtAATCCTGAGACTTCACATTCATAAGACAGAATGTACTGTATGCTTAATTTCAAAGTATGGGTGGGACTGTCTACAGTATTTCTAGTCTGGCAGCCCTTAAGTAACAGTTTTAACAGTACTGCACAAAGTGTCTTTTATTGCTAGGTCAGGTGTACTGGGCTTTTTAGCTGATGCATAACAATTCATTGTGTAATTCATtgtgtaattctttttttttttttttttttcaaatttcagaTGGCAACACTTGTTTGGCCTGTTAAAGCAAACTTGTTATATCCCCACCTCATTATTGAGTTGAACTGCAGATTCAAATCGTGCTTGCAGACAGAATATTTCAATCTAAAATACCAATTTGAGTTCATGTGTAAAATGTTAGAAATTCAGTTTCATGTTCAAAATTATAAACAAATTTGTAAACTCATGTGTTCACCTGACAAGATTTAAGCAACACCACATGGCTTTAGCTCTTGACTCTGTACAACTCATGTCATTGCTACAAGTTCCACATAACAATGTatggaaaacaaattaataCATATGTATTTTTCCTTGCTTTCGTTTGTCACTCGTTTCATTTTTAGTCCCAGAAGACCCAAGTCTGAAGCTGTACAGGGCTGAAGCAAACTGTGGCCTGCTGCGTTTTTCTGACGCTCTGGTGGACCTTGACTCCCTCTGCTGTCTTCGGCCATTATGGACTGAGGTAAGGTAGATGCAGCAAGAAAATTACCAATCAAAATGTTCATGTGGAGACCTGGATTTCACCAGGCTGTGGGAAATTTGATGAAAAACTTTTTTAGGCAGTGGTACTCTGATGCTCATCATGAACATTTGTGTACACAGGGCTTCTTTCGTAAAGGGAACATACTGTTGGAAATGGCTCAACAGACTGAATCCCTCATCCAGTTTCACCATTGCCTCAAACTTCAAGCTGACTTTGTTCCTGCTAAGAATCAGATCAAGAAGGTTGTTCACACCACACCTGACTATGTTGTGTAAAGTATAGAGCaaatagaaaaacacagaatgtTGAACACTTCATATTTTAACTACCAAATGCACCTGTTTGAGTATTTCAATCAGATCTGTCAGTATTGAACCAACATCATTCAGTCCCTTCCTTGTAGCTAAGACCGTACACAAACATTACTTATTTGCTGTTATACATCATGTTGTGGAGCCTCGATACGTCTTGTATTTTATCATACTCTTTTACTTGTATTGTCGTGTTCCAAATGTGTAATCTAGGTATGTGTAATAGTATTTGGGTTAAAATTACAGATCCTAGAGGCAGAGGGCATTTCAGTGCCAGAGGAAGTGTCCTGCATCATGCAGGTCTTGGCTGATTACTTGAAGGCTTCCTACCCCGTTCGAAGCCTCAGTGGCACCCAGGTAACACAGCTCGAGGCCCTCAATTATCCACATGGCAATGCAGAGGGCAAAGCCAGGAGAGACGCTAGGTGCCAGGTGCGTGCTCTGAAGTGGGTGAGAAGAATGCTTGCAAAGTGTTTGCTTAAAATCTTCCAAGTTGTAAAACGCTTTTTCTTTAGAGCTCCAAAGTGAATCACGACACCAGCACTGAGTGCTGCCTCAGCCTCTGCCAAGCTGTCACCTTCCTGCCTGCCAGTGAAAATGATGAGGAAGTGATGACAAGAAAGGAGGACGTGAATGGCAGAGGTACAGTGACAAACTATAATCGACACAGATGTTCTGGttttacatatttttcattaaaaGTCAATGTTTTCTGTTACAACACTTTCATCAATCAGATATTGAGTCTATTTGTTCAAATTCAcctaaaaatacatatattccATGGTTCTCAGGTGCCAGTTTACACTGCAGGGATAAAACTCTGAGCATACTCACTGTGTCAGACTTTgagtgccctctctgcatcagGTCAGCCTCTTGTTCTCCTcgcttttcaaatattttctgttacAGCCACTTTGGAAAGTACAGTGCAACATTGTAgcattattaatattaaagcaaacaaaaaagaaaaaatatatatatttatatatataaccctaaccctagttagATTAGCTAGTAGCTAGATTTAGACTGTAACTGAAAAGGTTTGAAGTGCATCAATTTGcttgaaattcaaacaaaaatagagTGCCACTACCACTTGGAGTTACACTTGATTCtatggcaaaataaaaaaaattgtgggtCCCGTCCCACTATCTGAGAAGGACTGCCCGaatgatggtgtgtgtgtgtttttaatgatttcatatatttgtgcattttaaagGTTGTTTCATGAGCCAGTTACTACCCCATGTGGTCACACCTTTTGTAAAAACTGCATAGAGAGAAGTCTAGACCACAACCTCCGCTGTCCTCTCTGCAAGCAGCCGCTACAAGAGGTAACCACAGTGTACCGTATTCATGCTGTTTTATTtcactgtcatttttttggacAGAAATTCAGACCCAAACACCGGTACaactctcctctctctctgtttACTTGCAGTACTTGAAAAATAGGAAATACAATGTCACAGTTGTGGTTCTGGATATCATGGAATGCCTTTTCCCATCACAGCtgactgaaagaaaacaaatacatgaGGCAGAGATGGCTGAACTGTCAAAGTTGGTGGCATAAAATGAAATCTGCATTTTGGATTGATATCAAATTCCATCCCCACTcgtgatgttatttttttgcctaTCTCTTTATCTATCCTCTCTTCTACAGCCTCACAAAGGACATCCCTATATTTGTTTGCACTGTGGCCTACCCCGGTGTGCCATGCCCTTTGCACATCTTTGAGCCGCGATACAGACTGATGATGCGTCGCTGTATGGAGACAGGAACAAAGAAGTTTGGCATGTGCAGTTATGAACATGGAAAAGGGTATGCCAAACACacattcagtattttttttaaattattttttcttctttcctctcACACTTAAGCACAACAGTTTGAGATACACGTCACAGCTAAATTGATGCCTGGCAATTTAATGCAAGAAGACCGCACAGTGGGCTTATGGGACCCTGAGTGGATGGAAAATGACAGCAGGCTAACCAATCAACTGAGAATACTGTGCTTTTGCATCCTCCACAAATATTTCTCTCTAGTTTCACTTTGTTCACACAAATGGAATTGGAATCATAATCTAAAACACAAGTTACATTTTAACTCGTGCTGTCAAGCgattaaaatatttacttgTGATTAATCACATTTTAAACTCGGAGTTaattgcacattttatttaatgtaaaaaatccatagatatcTTTAGATAATTTTGATACCTATTGAATTGGATTCAATAGGtataaaaagtcacacaaacagCCCCTCAACAGTCCAGTCTAAGAACTCAAAATTGGGgcaatataaaaaatacaacatgcatatgaaatgtaaacaaggaCTCAGCCTCTAGTGAAACAAACCATTTTTAAAGTTTGTTATGAACTTAGCAGCAATATAATGGTCTTGATTCACCATATTAACCCTGTTTCTGATTTGTCAAGAAAGAATTTACAAATAACTCCCCATGatgcttttatttctaaaaacagATGCACAACAAGCCCTGACTAGTGTCACCAGTTAGCGTGCTTGATGTTTATTTCCGGCCTCGCCAGATCCTGTGAGGTGTAGTTTTTCTACGGCAACAGTATGTGAAAAGAGTGCAAATTTCATCAGGCCAAAATGAGCCTTAATCAcacgattaaaaaaatgtatagcaTTAAAAGCGGGTTAGATTAATCGCGTTAGTAACACGTTAAACTGAGACTACtagttttaacattttttacaaattattttccagcGGTAGCTTATCCACCTTATTCCGACGCCCCATGATCCTTGTGTGAAATTTGTGAGGAACCTCCGGCATAGCAAAACCaccgttttatttattttactgggAATTTTTGGTGCGCTTCCACTTTCTATGACAGTTATATACTTTAACAATGTGGGAACGCCAATTGTTGCAGTTTAtgagaaaacatttaaatctCGCTCTCTGCTATTCTAGTGGGGTAGAAGGGTGACAAAGGTTCAGTCACATGTCTAACTACTTTCTGAACTTTGTTGCTTCAGTCATGATGAATCTGAAAAGCTCTGAGGGGTGATAAAGTTTGGCGCCTTTTGATaagagttatttatttatttatttatttatttatttagcttcAATCAGACATATCTGTTAGGAGCCAAATGCACAAAGTTCAATGCGAGTGTTGTCGTGCTTCgtgcatgaaataaaaaggacCACATGTCAACGTCAAGGAggtctttttaaatgactctCAGACTCATTTGTCTGTGTTCCTTATCGCAGTGTAGAATCTGGAATCTCTGGTGGCAACGAGTTAAAAACGAGCTCTTGTTTGTCACCGATTAGTCTTCTGCTTGTAAGTACAATCGCCAGCAGCGCAACAAGCTCCGAGACGTGCTAGACATTGTTCAACACAATAACGATTAATCGCTTAGAAGACGCGGTATAGAAAATCGTTCCAAAACACCGCTCCATGAAGCGAAACTTATTGTAATCAATGGGACCATTTGACCAAAGTCTCTTACCCGAAGTTCCTCCCACAGTTGTTTCCCCACAAAAGTGCCCAGGTGAATATTTTGGCTGCTTAACTCTTTATATGGCAGTGACGAGAATACTCGTCATTGACATTATTGACGGAGGATTCCGTCGACGAGTACTCTCGTCAACTCTATTTTATTAATGGGTGGATAAGACTCCCGGCAAGAGTTGTTCTTGCTGGCTTATAGAGAGGTGATGTAAACTGTAAGGCCAGCCCAAATGTGAAAACAATGGAGAATGTAGTGAGTAATGTagagagtgagagaaaatGACGAAACTGAAGCGATCGGCTTTCAAGTAGCTTACAATTGAGCGAATTTAGAGGAGGTGACTAAGTATGCGACAGACAAGTCCGCATCACAAGGCACCGCATACACGTAGTGTGTGCAAATGTTTGTGCCACAGTCCGGATTAATTGCCGTCATCTGACGAGTATTCTGATGTGGGATGATACagtgacacacaaatgcatcCCTTTTGAATAGCAAAACACCACATACATTTTGAGCACCCACGCAAAGATCTCTGTAAATAGCCCAAAATTTGTAAATAGGTTGTCAGATGTGAAAATGTTGCGCACGTTATCAAATAtgtaattaaatgtatttgccatcaaaacacattttcattgtttttgttcatgttttataGAAGGAAAGGGCTGTTCAGAACCCAAGCCAAAAAATATTAGTGTCAAAGTCACAGTTGTGCAGAAAATGTGTCTTGCACAAAAACCTCATTTCTCCTTATTTTGTCTGACATTGCTGATTTGAGTGAAACTAagctattttcaaatgatgatAACTAAGAAGGGTATAAGGTAGaatcatactttttttttctttcctttcatttGGTACTACCTATTTAAATATAgccatagtacacaatattcTGTcggccttaaaaaaaaatagaaagagtTAAAAGTTCAGTCTCAAGAGAA
This window contains:
- the lonrf1 gene encoding LON peptidase N-terminal domain and RING finger protein 1 isoform X2, with the protein product MELLECRLCLFPLWEPVTIACGHTFCRRCAGTHFPSKCPTCKERLKQREMRDAKNNVLLIRVIEKCWPEDAKIKCHLQEKLRAKQYQEALCVVNDGIQQVPEDPSLKLYRAEANCGLLRFSDALVDLDSLCCLRPLWTEGFFRKGNILLEMAQQTESLIQFHHCLKLQADFVPAKNQIKKILEAEGISVPEEVSCIMQVLADYLKASYPVRSLSGTQVTQLEALNYPHGNAEGKARRDARCQSSKVNHDTSTECCLSLCQAVTFLPASENDEEVMTRKEDVNGRGASLHCRDKTLSILTVSDFECPLCIRLFHEPVTTPCGHTFCKNCIERSLDHNLRCPLCKQPLQEYLKNRKYNVTVVVLDIMECLFPSQLTERKQIHEAEMAELSNLTKDIPIFVCTVAYPGVPCPLHIFEPRYRLMMRRCMETGTKKFGMCSYEHGKGFADYGCMLEILSLELLPDGRSYVDSVGSNRFKVLKRGLRDGYHTADIEYLEDIKAEGSELELLQRLHDSVYQQAQDWYQRLGSRMREQINRQYGIMPSTEENIQASSNGPAWCWWLLSVLQLDPAYQTTVLSLSSLKDRLGHLRLILEYFSQS
- the med7 gene encoding mediator of RNA polymerase II transcription subunit 7 codes for the protein MGEPQQVSALPPPPMQYIKEYTDENVSKGFAPKPPPPIRDSYMMFGNQFQCDDLIIRPLESQGIERLHPVQFDHKRELKKLNMSILVNFLDLLDILIKSPGSIKREEKLEDLKLLFVHMHHLINEYRPHQARETLRVMMEVQKRQRLDTAERFQKHLERVVELIQGCLASLPDDLPQLEGTNIAGDGARTLLVGSGVGPSVLPPRLKTEPMDVEEAAAASCLAAGHQNKITPTIKKDKMWDKDAAMCSIIDKIA
- the lonrf1 gene encoding LON peptidase N-terminal domain and RING finger protein 1 isoform X1; this encodes MELLECRLCLFPLWEPVTIACGHTFCRRCAGTHFPSKCPTCKERLKQREMRDAKNNVLLIRVIEKCWPEDAKIKCHLQEKLRAKQYQEALCVVNDGIQQVPEDPSLKLYRAEANCGLLRFSDALVDLDSLCCLRPLWTEGFFRKGNILLEMAQQTESLIQFHHCLKLQADFVPAKNQIKKILEAEGISVPEEVSCIMQVLADYLKASYPVRSLSGTQVTQLEALNYPHGNAEGKARRDARCQVRALKWSSKVNHDTSTECCLSLCQAVTFLPASENDEEVMTRKEDVNGRGASLHCRDKTLSILTVSDFECPLCIRLFHEPVTTPCGHTFCKNCIERSLDHNLRCPLCKQPLQEYLKNRKYNVTVVVLDIMECLFPSQLTERKQIHEAEMAELSNLTKDIPIFVCTVAYPGVPCPLHIFEPRYRLMMRRCMETGTKKFGMCSYEHGKGFADYGCMLEILSLELLPDGRSYVDSVGSNRFKVLKRGLRDGYHTADIEYLEDIKAEGSELELLQRLHDSVYQQAQDWYQRLGSRMREQINRQYGIMPSTEENIQASSNGPAWCWWLLSVLQLDPAYQTTVLSLSSLKDRLGHLRLILEYFSQS